The following DNA comes from Bombus terrestris chromosome 2, iyBomTerr1.2, whole genome shotgun sequence.
taattaaaatcaatatacTTGCATTTTTggctattattaatattctattaacAAAATGTAATGTTATAAGTATATTGGTTTCTTCATAAAAACaaagatattttcaaaaagtgtatatacatagaaaattttttaacgaacatTAATTTGTAATccatttgtaaaatatacatatatcaattgtATCTTAACCATACTAATTATAGTAATATTTGATTCtaagtttattttaaaatattttcttgcgATATTCAAAAGAAATGAGAATCAAAACAATATGATAACGCAATTCTGAGAACGAAGCTTTATTTAGTttgatcgaaataaaattacaatcataTGTTGGTAGTGTACACTATACACGGATTACCGCCACGGTTGTTGTGGTTCGACAATGAATAcggatttatatttttaactcaAAATTGAGGCGATAGTGCTATTTAACATTGAGATAAAAAGGTGaaacttattttttaatatttaaaaatctgaAAGTGCTACATGTTTTTAAATAGAATGTCACAATTTCAATCAATATAAGATTTTGAATTGTACACAATATTTTAGTTTGAAGTATCAAATTGGAATCGTTATTTGCTCCTTTATCCGGAAAATGTTATAATTAATTGTTATGAAACATAAGTATGATTTTccttatctatttttatttatgttttgcCTCTACTGACAGACTTGATATAAtctcaaatataaaatacaacatGGCGAAGTAAAGCTACTTTTTAGAATAACCTCAATTTTTCATAACCACAATTGTTTATTATGTTTGCAGAAAGAAAtgcaatatcaattattttttaaaactgTTTCATTGTCTCTTCTTATTATGTAGTACTTCTTTTCTCAGTGTAATTACTTTATTGTATCTATTAATTTATGCTTGTAATATTCCctctatttatatttgtttatataatttgaaacgaacttatttatgtatttatgttaAATGAATAAGacatttaatacataatactttctcatttatagttatttttctttccctttctctataaactttttcttttttttttttattattttagaacaATTTTTTGAGGATCtaaatatatttccatttttctttctatgacatcattttatatataatttgtaataatgtaagtaataaaattattactttgtatagctaatcatataaataaatacacatgGATTCTAATATTGGTATGGAGTTATCAACTAATCAAACTCAAAAGGATTCAGACacagaaaatgaaacaaaaagtaAAGATATGAACGAATCTAATAAAAGAACAGATATTACTATAAATGAAGAACAGAGATTAGTAATCTCgaaagaagatgaaaatttTGTTGATCAAAATGAAGGCAAtaataagattaaaaaaaaaaaaataaatatggtagatgaaatagaaaaaaatttatctgatgaaaattcAAAAAGTATTCAATTATCAACCACTATATCATGTCAAGAGAATTTGTCAACTACTAAGTCATGTCAACAAAATATTTCTGGAGAAGGTAACTTAATAGCAAAGGAATTATCTTTACAAGAAAGTAATACAAGTACTGTGGTTACAGATTGTAATGACACACAATCATTGACTTTACATGAAAgtactacaaaaaatatttcacaggAAAAAGGTTCAATAGAATTAATGATATCCAATACTATTGACAAAGATGACATAGATAAATTATCAGATAATATCAATGTAGTAGAATGTACAAAATCTAAAAAAAGTTTAAGAGATATATCAGAAGAAGTGGAAAATGTCAATATAGATGGTTCATGTGATTTGCACTTAgcagaaaaagaaattgttgaaaatgtttTAGAAGATTCTcaaataaacaaacaatttgcagttaatgaaaaaaataattcagatAATAAAAAGACTGACTCAATGGAGACATCAGAGAGTAATGATAGAAATGTGACAGAAAAAAACATTATAGAACCAGAAAATACTGAATTTGTGCAGTTTTCTCAAGAGAAACATGGAGATGCACAAATTGAAAGTCAATCTATGGATGCTGAAGATCCTTTTGGTGGAGATAGTCTTACAACAGAAAATATTGAATCTATGGATACTGACGACCTTACTGAAACTAATATAGGATTTTCTAAATTGTGCAACCAAACTAATAATTTACCAGCTATTGTAAATAATGAAGAAAGCAgttttagtaataataaaaacaaaaaggaTGACAATAATGGAGCAAATAAAGATAGTTCCATTGATATTTTACGTTCTCCAAATGTTACATTGGACTTACAAGATACTAGTAAAAATGGTAATGAAAATTCAGTTCAATCAGAATGCAATGAAAATCTACATATAAATTCCACTGAAAAGTGTGATAATCAAACAAAGAAATCTGTCGATGAAATAACACCAATGGATACTGAAGAAGAACAATCTAATGTTTTACCAGGACAAGATGATGAATTATGTATTATCCCAGATAGTATGAAAGTCATAATTCCTGAGCAAACAGAAAAATCAAACTCTAGTAATAAAGAATCAATACATAAAGATAACcataaacaaaatgaaattaagCAAACATGTGAAAATTCCGGACCAAATAATGATGAAAACAAAGACTTACATCAAAGCCTGAAGGAACAAAATACCATAAATGAATCTATTGTAACAGATGCAAAAAATATCAGGACAGAAACAGATTCAAGTAATAAAATCACAGATATTACTACAGATGTTATTAACATTGATGAAGAGTCAAAAAATTCCGAAATTGAAGAAATCACAACTAAAGAAATTTGTAAACAATGCAACGAAGAAAAATCGtgtaaaattaaagtaaaaattgGTTTTGATACTTACAATGTATGTTCGAAAACCTGTAAAGCATTATTCAAAGTTGCTAATAATAAAGCGATGGATATACCAAGTGATGGAGTTAATTCTAAGAGAGAGAAACGTTGTGCAAACTGTTTGCTAATTGTTGAACCTAACGATGAACGTAATCTTTCTTGGGAAACAATGGAGTTCTGTAATGAGGAGTGTCTAGgcaaatttcaaacaaaatatggAAGTTATTGCAGAAATTGCAATGGTTCAGTACAAGCAGTAAGTTTAGGAAAATATTGTGTACGATTTGGTTATGATGTTAGACAATTTTGTTGTTCCACATGTTTGGAAGAATTCAAAAAGGGCCTAAAAGTATGCAGTTATTGTCAAAAAGATATAAGCTCTAGTGCAGAAGGTTTTCTTGCACCAGTTGGTGATAAAGGACAATTTAAGGATTTCTGTACTCAAGATtgtatggaaaaatattcaaaaatgagCTCTGTTGAACCTCCAAACATAGAAAAAAAATGCTGCAGCGTTTGCCAAGAAGTAAGTAGtcattttcttgtatttgtattttcaatacGAATTCAATAGAAACTTTCTAAATTAAACCTTTATTCTTTACAAcaggaaaaaattgttcattGTGAGGTTCAAATAGATAGATCTGATCCAGTAGCTATATGTAGTGAACCATGTTTTGCAGCATTCAAATTTGTGAAAAAGGTTGATCCTGACCAGTGTTCTACCTGcaaaaaattttttgagttaCCTAACAAAAAAAGTTCTGTTGTGTTTTATGAGAATGAAGCTCATACGTTTTGTTCTAAAACTTgtttaaatgtatttattattaccaaTAGGAAAATTGTTCCTTGTAATTGGtgcaaagtaaaaaaatataattttgacatGATTAAAAAGGAACTAAAAACGTGTCAAGTAATGATGATGTGCAGTTTAAATTGCTTAACATTATATCAGGTATAAAATggttacatatttttttttacttcaaaTAGTACTACATGTAGGACTGAtgttacttaattttaattgtatataggTTTCTATCAATGCAGTTTCAGCAAAACGAATAAACTGTGACTTTTGTAAAGAATTTTCACAAGCACAATATCATTTAACAATGTCAGatgcaacgatacgaaattTTTGTTCTTATCATTGTGTAATGAATTTTCAAGCTCAGTATACTAAATCTCCGATTACGATACCGACTGGCGATGATCCTGTACCTACTGGCATGCCCAAAAGAACGTTACCTCAAAGAAACACAAATTCCAATAATCAAAAAGTTAATGAtatacaaaacaaaaagaatatgCCTGTAATTTCTTCCGTGACAAGTTTAGCCACAATTGGAAATGGTCAATCCAGTCCAACAACTCAACAAAACAGTGTAAATAACATGTTAGTACCTTCAGTTGCTATCAGCCAAAATCAAACACAGCAAGTAATTTATAAacaacatattataacaagacCACCAAGTCCAGTCCAAATTCACAATAAAACAACTCAGTGTAAACCTGTGATGCACACAAAAGGAGTTTCAGTACGTCCACATCCTTGTACAAAAGCTTCACAGACGGATGGGATTCATCAAGCAGTTGTACCGATACCAGTTCCAATTTATGTTCCATTTCCAATGCATATGTATACTATGCCTTTTCCAGTTCCATTACCTTTTCCATTACCAATTCCTGTTCCTATCTTTATACCTACAACAAGAAATAGTGCTAaaggaatatttaaagaaatcaaAAGAATACAGGAAAAAATACCAGCAGATCCTTTTGAAGCTGAACTTCTTATGATGGCAGAGATGGTTGCGACAGAGAAAAAAGCTAATGAGACTGATTCGGATTCTACAGATGATAGGTAACTTTACTATCAGTagttgttattaaaatattttttctgtttttctcctCTACTGTTTTTACAGAGATGAAGATACTGGCGACCGTGATCATTCACATAGTGGAGTTTTCAGTCCAGAAGGTGTTGATTCTAGTAATACATTTGGTGATGACATGTTACAAATGGCTTTGAAAATGGCAACTGGAGAATTGGATGAGCCAGCTGTTGACTTAGAAGCTGCTTTAACTCCAAATACTATTACTGCTACACAAGCACCAACACAATCTGACACAACTATAGAAAATGATGGTAATGGGAGTGtgcgatatatatataagtagatgaaaataataattaataatgaaacgattatttaatattcagtTCAATCGGAACGGCTTATTGTTCCCTCTCGGGGAAGAAAACGAATGGTTCCATATAAACCACGATCTACGCCAAATAAACGAGGAAGGCGCGTATCTGGCACAAATGATATGCCTTTGATGCCACCCCCGGAACCTCAACCTCCACCTCAACCGAGAATAATAGAACCCATAGAAAAACCAGATGCTAATATGGCTCTCAAATATACCTTTGGAGTAAATGCTTGGAGACAATGGGTAATTTAGATATATCGTATTTTCGATTTAAATTTCGATTGAAAATatggatattaaaaattaaaaattttttaaaatataggtAGTTACAAAAAATGCTGAATTAGAAAAACAAAGTACACcaattagaaaaatgaaattatttaaaacagatCTTTTGCAACTCACAGCTGAcgaattaaattattcattatgCCTTTTTGTGAAAGAAGTTAAAAAACCAAATGGAGCAGAATATGCTCCTGATACAATATATTATCTCTGTTTAGGTAACTAAGTTCATCACATATATTAATTGAAAgaagtttataattatttataattattttatattacaggAATTCAAcagtatttatttgaaaataatagaatagaCAATATTTTCACAGATTCATATTACGAAAGATTTACTGATTGTTTAAATGAAGTTGCAAAGAAATTTTCTGTTCTTTATAATGATGCACGTAAGTTAACTTTTGCTTTTCATATCtatgtaaaaaattatactgTAAATAAAATACCAATTTTTCGTAGAATATATTGTAACAAGAGTTGAAGAAGAACATTTATGGGAATGTAAGCAATTAGGTGCTCATTCTCCTCATGTCCTTTTAAATACTCTAATGTTCTTTAACACTAAACATTTTAATCTTGTAgtacgtataaattattttgatttattatataaatactaacatttgttttaaaatacttaaaatttaatatcatttaGACAGTAGAAGAACATATGCAATTATCATTTTCTCACATCATGAAACATTGGAAACGTAATCCAGCTGCACAACTTACTACAGGAGCAGGAAAAGTTCCAGGTTCCAGAAACGTTCTTCTTCGTTTCTATCCACCACAATCAGCATTGGGTGAGTATCaaacaatttatatattgaGTCTCTCGGAAAGTTCGTTTCGATTTTTAAGGAAGATTTAAACACAgtacatttaaatttcaatatacatttattgaattatataggtGCTAGTTTGTTCCACAACCTTTCTCCATCTTTCATGCAACTTGAATATTCCATCCTCTCAGAACCTTCCAGATTTTTCGGTGAAAAAAttttcaatatgattttttatgttGACCAAAGAAGTAAAATTTTTGCCATTAAGGGAATTTTGTAATGACCTAAATAGGTGAAAATCTGAGGGTGCAATATCTGATGAATATGGTGGGTGGGGTAGCACACCCCAACCAAGCTCCAACAGCTTTTGTCGAGTAGTTAGATATACATGAGGCCGCGTATTGTCCCGATGAAACACGACGCCCTTCTGATTTGCTAGTTCTGAACGTGTTGCTTCAATTGCTGTCTTTAACTCGTCTAATTGCGAGCAACACTTTTCCGAATTTATCGTCTGGTTGCATCGTTTGGTAGAAGGTCATAATACAAGATTCCCTTCCAGTCCCATCAGATACAGAGCATGACCTTTTCGAATGAAGACTGGCTTTTGGGGTGGCTAAAGGTGATTCATTCCGCTTTCCCCGAAATCTTTTCCGTTCAACATCGTTATAAATAATCCATTTTTCATCCCCTGTTACTACTTACTTCAAAAATGGTGTCTCCTCATTGCGTTTATAGAGCGAATTGCAAATGGAAATGCGATCCATTAGATTTCTTTCCGTTAAATCGTGAGGAATCCATACATCAAAACGGTTTATATAGTCAAGCTTTACAGAATGCTCGTAGATGGTGGACCttgatatttttaacatttttgctAATTCACGTATCGTATAGCGTGCATTATTCTCGATTAGTGTTTTGACCTGATCTTTATCAGTGGTGGCCTACCCGGGCATTCTTGATCTTCAAGGTTGAAATCACCAGCTTTAAACCTAGCAAACCACTTCCGCACAGTTCTGTCAGCTATAGCACCATCACCATAGACAGCGCATATCTTGTTTGCTGTTTGTGTAGCATTTTTACCTTTTCGGTAGAAGAAAAGCATCAAATGCCTACAATGCACTTTGTTTCCTTCCATATTTAAGAGCGTTAAAACTAACAAAAATTAATGTATCCGAACCAAACTTTTTTCTGAAGATGTTTGAAACATTACCTTTTAGAATATGTACACATGTCATTAGTTTTCAATCATCCTAATATATTCAGACATATCCTAATACCACCTATCGAAAATCGGCACGAACTTTCCGGACATTCCAATAGTTAAAAAGTAATAACACTTTAAGGTCTTAACCTTTTCTCAGAAGGTAATTCACGTAAAAAGAAAGTATATGAGCAAcaggaaaatgaagaaaatccaTTAAGATGTCCAGTCAAATTATATGAGTTTTACTTGTCTAAATGGTacgtctatttatttatttccttttttcataaataaacattataaataaaaaaaataatagttatGTTAATTCTATACTGTTGTTTTAGTCCAGAAAGTGTTAAGACTCGGAACGATGTATTCTATTTATTGCCAGAAAGAAGTTGTGTACCGGACAGTCCAGTATGGTATTCAACATCTCCATTGGCTAAGGAACATCTCATaaaaatgttatatcgcattaaaATGGTTAAAGAAATCAATGTGGCATTATTAACTAGTTAATTTCACGTTTGcatatttatctttaatatcaTGAATACCATGATATGCAAAAAAGTAATTGTTCCCTTATACGTCAGATAAGATTGTTCAAAGAATGTGTagtcattgaaatttttataatttc
Coding sequences within:
- the LOC100650430 gene encoding zinc finger MYM-type protein 3 isoform X2 — translated: MDSNIGMELSTNQTQKDSDTENETKSKDMNESNKRTDITINEEQRLVISKEDENFVDQNEGNNKIKKKKINMVDEIEKNLSDENSKSIQLSTTISCQENLSTTKSCQQNISGEGNLIAKELSLQESNTSTVVTDCNDTQSLTLHESTTKNISQEKGSIELMISNTIDKDDIDKLSDNINVVECTKSKKSLRDISEEVENVNIDGSCDLHLAEKEIVENVLEDSQINKQFAVNEKNNSDNKKTDSMETSESNDRNVTEKNIIEPENTEFVQFSQEKHGDAQIESQSMDAEDPFGGDSLTTENIESMDTDDLTETNIGFSKLCNQTNNLPAIVNNEESSFSNNKNKKDDNNGANKDSSIDILRSPNVTLDLQDTSKNGNENSVQSECNENLHINSTEKCDNQTKKSVDEITPMDTEEEQSNVLPGQDDELCIIPDSMKVIIPEQTEKSNSSNKESIHKDNHKQNEIKQTCENSGPNNDENKDLHQSLKEQNTINESIVTDAKNIRTETDSSNKITDITTDVINIDEESKNSEIEEITTKEICKQCNEEKSCKIKVKIGFDTYNVCSKTCKALFKVANNKAMDIPSDGVNSKREKRCANCLLIVEPNDERNLSWETMEFCNEECLGKFQTKYGSYCRNCNGSVQAVSLGKYCVRFGYDVRQFCCSTCLEEFKKGLKVCSYCQKDISSSAEGFLAPVGDKGQFKDFCTQDCMEKYSKMSSVEPPNIEKKCCSVCQEEKIVHCEVQIDRSDPVAICSEPCFAAFKFVKKVDPDQCSTCKKFFELPNKKSSVVFYENEAHTFCSKTCLNVFIITNRKIVPCNWCKVKKYNFDMIKKELKTCQVMMMCSLNCLTLYQVSINAVSAKRINCDFCKEFSQAQYHLTMSDATIRNFCSYHCVMNFQAQYTKSPITIPTGDDPVPTGMPKRTLPQRNTNSNNQKVNDIQNKKNMPVISSVTSLATIGNGQSSPTTQQNSVNNMLVPSVAISQNQTQQVIYKQHIITRPPSPVQIHNKTTQCKPVMHTKGVSVRPHPCTKASQTDGIHQAVVPIPVPIYVPFPMHMYTMPFPVPLPFPLPIPVPIFIPTTRNSAKGIFKEIKRIQEKIPADPFEAELLMMAEMVATEKKANETDSDSTDDRDEDTGDRDHSHSGVFSPEGVDSSNTFGDDMLQMALKMATGELDEPAVDLEAALTPNTITATQAPTQSDTTIENDVQSERLIVPSRGRKRMVPYKPRSTPNKRGRRVSGTNDMPLMPPPEPQPPPQPRIIEPIEKPDANMALKYTFGVNAWRQWVVTKNAELEKQSTPIRKMKLFKTDLLQLTADELNYSLCLFVKEVKKPNGAEYAPDTIYYLCLGIQQYLFENNRIDNIFTDSYYERFTDCLNEVAKKFSVLYNDAQYIVTRVEEEHLWECKQLGAHSPHVLLNTLMFFNTKHFNLVTVEEHMQLSFSHIMKHWKRNPAAQLTTGAGKVPGSRNVLLRFYPPQSALGNSRKKKVYEQQENEENPLRCPVKLYEFYLSKCPESVKTRNDVFYLLPERSCVPDSPVWYSTSPLAKEHLIKMLYRIKMVKEINVALLTS
- the LOC100650430 gene encoding zinc finger MYM-type protein 3 isoform X1 translates to MDSNIGMELSTNQTQKDSDTENETKSKDMNESNKRTDITINEEQRLVISKEDENFVDQNEGNNKIKKKKINMVDEIEKNLSDENSKSIQLSTTISCQENLSTTKSCQQNISGEGNLIAKELSLQESNTSTVVTDCNDTQSLTLHESTTKNISQEKGSIELMISNTIDKDDIDKLSDNINVVECTKSKKSLRDISEEVENVNIDGSCDLHLAEKEIVENVLEDSQINKQFAVNEKNNSDNKKTDSMETSESNDRNVTEKNIIEPENTEFVQFSQEKHGDAQIESQSMDAEDPFGGDSLTTENIESMDTDDLTETNIGFSKLCNQTNNLPAIVNNEESSFSNNKNKKDDNNGANKDSSIDILRSPNVTLDLQDTSKNGNENSVQSECNENLHINSTEKCDNQTKKSVDEITPMDTEEEQSNVLPGQDDELCIIPDSMKVIIPEQTEKSNSSNKESIHKDNHKQNEIKQTCENSGPNNDENKDLHQSLKEQNTINESIVTDAKNIRTETDSSNKITDITTDVINIDEESKNSEIEEITTKEICKQCNEEKSCKIKVKIGFDTYNVCSKTCKALFKVANNKAMDIPSDGVNSKREKRCANCLLIVEPNDERNLSWETMEFCNEECLGKFQTKYGSYCRNCNGSVQAVSLGKYCVRFGYDVRQFCCSTCLEEFKKGLKVCSYCQKDISSSAEGFLAPVGDKGQFKDFCTQDCMEKYSKMSSVEPPNIEKKCCSVCQEEKIVHCEVQIDRSDPVAICSEPCFAAFKFVKKVDPDQCSTCKKFFELPNKKSSVVFYENEAHTFCSKTCLNVFIITNRKIVPCNWCKVKKYNFDMIKKELKTCQVMMMCSLNCLTLYQVSINAVSAKRINCDFCKEFSQAQYHLTMSDATIRNFCSYHCVMNFQAQYTKSPITIPTGDDPVPTGMPKRTLPQRNTNSNNQKVNDIQNKKNMPVISSVTSLATIGNGQSSPTTQQNSVNNMLVPSVAISQNQTQQVIYKQHIITRPPSPVQIHNKTTQCKPVMHTKGVSVRPHPCTKASQTDGIHQAVVPIPVPIYVPFPMHMYTMPFPVPLPFPLPIPVPIFIPTTRNSAKGIFKEIKRIQEKIPADPFEAELLMMAEMVATEKKANETDSDSTDDRDEDTGDRDHSHSGVFSPEGVDSSNTFGDDMLQMALKMATGELDEPAVDLEAALTPNTITATQAPTQSDTTIENDVQSERLIVPSRGRKRMVPYKPRSTPNKRGRRVSGTNDMPLMPPPEPQPPPQPRIIEPIEKPDANMALKYTFGVNAWRQWVVTKNAELEKQSTPIRKMKLFKTDLLQLTADELNYSLCLFVKEVKKPNGAEYAPDTIYYLCLGIQQYLFENNRIDNIFTDSYYERFTDCLNEVAKKFSVLYNDAQYIVTRVEEEHLWECKQLGAHSPHVLLNTLMFFNTKHFNLVTVEEHMQLSFSHIMKHWKRNPAAQLTTGAGKVPGSRNVLLRFYPPQSALEGNSRKKKVYEQQENEENPLRCPVKLYEFYLSKCPESVKTRNDVFYLLPERSCVPDSPVWYSTSPLAKEHLIKMLYRIKMVKEINVALLTS
- the LOC100650430 gene encoding zinc finger MYM-type protein 3 isoform X3 produces the protein MDSNIGMELSTNQTQKDSDTENETKSKDMNESNKRTDITINEEQRLVISKEDENFVDQNEGNNKIKKKKINMVDEIEKNLSDENSKSIQLSTTISCQENLSTTKSCQQNISGEDCNDTQSLTLHESTTKNISQEKGSIELMISNTIDKDDIDKLSDNINVVECTKSKKSLRDISEEVENVNIDGSCDLHLAEKEIVENVLEDSQINKQFAVNEKNNSDNKKTDSMETSESNDRNVTEKNIIEPENTEFVQFSQEKHGDAQIESQSMDAEDPFGGDSLTTENIESMDTDDLTETNIGFSKLCNQTNNLPAIVNNEESSFSNNKNKKDDNNGANKDSSIDILRSPNVTLDLQDTSKNGNENSVQSECNENLHINSTEKCDNQTKKSVDEITPMDTEEEQSNVLPGQDDELCIIPDSMKVIIPEQTEKSNSSNKESIHKDNHKQNEIKQTCENSGPNNDENKDLHQSLKEQNTINESIVTDAKNIRTETDSSNKITDITTDVINIDEESKNSEIEEITTKEICKQCNEEKSCKIKVKIGFDTYNVCSKTCKALFKVANNKAMDIPSDGVNSKREKRCANCLLIVEPNDERNLSWETMEFCNEECLGKFQTKYGSYCRNCNGSVQAVSLGKYCVRFGYDVRQFCCSTCLEEFKKGLKVCSYCQKDISSSAEGFLAPVGDKGQFKDFCTQDCMEKYSKMSSVEPPNIEKKCCSVCQEEKIVHCEVQIDRSDPVAICSEPCFAAFKFVKKVDPDQCSTCKKFFELPNKKSSVVFYENEAHTFCSKTCLNVFIITNRKIVPCNWCKVKKYNFDMIKKELKTCQVMMMCSLNCLTLYQVSINAVSAKRINCDFCKEFSQAQYHLTMSDATIRNFCSYHCVMNFQAQYTKSPITIPTGDDPVPTGMPKRTLPQRNTNSNNQKVNDIQNKKNMPVISSVTSLATIGNGQSSPTTQQNSVNNMLVPSVAISQNQTQQVIYKQHIITRPPSPVQIHNKTTQCKPVMHTKGVSVRPHPCTKASQTDGIHQAVVPIPVPIYVPFPMHMYTMPFPVPLPFPLPIPVPIFIPTTRNSAKGIFKEIKRIQEKIPADPFEAELLMMAEMVATEKKANETDSDSTDDRDEDTGDRDHSHSGVFSPEGVDSSNTFGDDMLQMALKMATGELDEPAVDLEAALTPNTITATQAPTQSDTTIENDVQSERLIVPSRGRKRMVPYKPRSTPNKRGRRVSGTNDMPLMPPPEPQPPPQPRIIEPIEKPDANMALKYTFGVNAWRQWVVTKNAELEKQSTPIRKMKLFKTDLLQLTADELNYSLCLFVKEVKKPNGAEYAPDTIYYLCLGIQQYLFENNRIDNIFTDSYYERFTDCLNEVAKKFSVLYNDAQYIVTRVEEEHLWECKQLGAHSPHVLLNTLMFFNTKHFNLVTVEEHMQLSFSHIMKHWKRNPAAQLTTGAGKVPGSRNVLLRFYPPQSALEGNSRKKKVYEQQENEENPLRCPVKLYEFYLSKCPESVKTRNDVFYLLPERSCVPDSPVWYSTSPLAKEHLIKMLYRIKMVKEINVALLTS